The genomic DNA TCTATCTCCACCTCTGACGATTTCCGTATAGATTCTGCCGTCTTTTATAAAAAGTATTCGCTTACAATAACTCGCAGCAAATGCATCGTGTGTAACCATCATTATAGTTGCGGCTTCTTGCTCATTTAAG from Tissierellales bacterium includes the following:
- a CDS encoding ABC transporter ATP-binding protein, whose translation is LNEQEAATIMMVTHDAFAASYCKRILFIKDGRIYTEIVRGGDRKEFFNKILDVLSVLGNG